One Urechidicola croceus genomic window, CGTGTCTGCTGATATGTCTTCAACAGCTTCACAAATGCCAAGATTGGTTGGTCTTGCTCAAGCATCAAAAATATATAGAGAATTAAATTCTTTAAAATCACACAGCAAGAAATTTTCAAATAACGGAAACGAAATTGCTTGGGGAACAATTGGTAATGCTAGTACTAGTGAAGGATTATTCTTCGAGACAATAAATGCAGCAGGTGTCTTACAGGTTCCTATTGTTATTAGTGTTTGGGATGATGATTATGGAATATCTGTTCACAATAAACATCACACAACCAAAGAAAGCATTTCAGAAGTTTTAAAAGGTTTTCAAAGAGATGAAAATAACAATGGATTTGAAATTATTACAGTAAATGGATGGGATTACGTACAATTAATGGATGTATATACTCGTGCTGCCAAAATTGCAAGAGAAGAACATGTACCTGTTCTAATTCATGTTACAGAACTAACTCAGCCACAAGGACACTCAACTTCTGGATCACATGAGCGCTACAAATCTAAAGAAAGATTACAATGGGAAAAAGATTTTGATTGTAACGTAAAATTTCGAGAATGGATTTTAGAATTCGAATTAGAAAGTAATGGTGAAATACTACGATTTGTAGATAGCGAAGATGAATTAATAGCAATTGACAAAGAAGTAAAAAAGGAAGTAAGTAAAGCCAAAAGAGAAGCATGGAGTGCATATTTAACACCACTTCAAACAGAACAAAAAGAGGCTATATCATTACTAACGAAACTTGCTGAAAATAATAAAAATAAGCAGTTTTTAAATAAAATTATTAGTGATTTAGGTGAATTTAAAGAAATCCCTAGAAAAGATGTATATACTAATGTTAGAAAAGCATTAATTTATCTCACTGATGATAATTCTGAGGCAAAACACAATCTTGTAAATTGGCTTGAAAAAGCAAATGAAAAAACAAGAAAAATGTATAACACCTGGTTATATAATGATTCCAATAAAGGAGTCACACATATTCCAGAAATTAAACCTACTTATACTGATACTCCAGAAATTGTTGATGGAAGAATTATTATTCGTGATAATTTTGAAGCTATTTTCAACAAATACCCTGAAGCCTTAGTATTTGGGGAAGATGTTGGTAAAATTGGAGATGTAAATCAAGGTTTGGAAGGCTTACAAGATAAATTTGGCGAAATTAGAATTGCTGATACAGGTATACGTGAACCTACTATTATGGGACAAGGTGTTGGAATGGCACTTCGTGGTTTACGCCCAATTGCTGAAATCCAATATTTAGATTATTTAGTATACGCCTTACAAACACTAACTGATGATTTAGCATCACTACGTTATAGAACTTTTGGAAAGCAAACTGCACCATTAATCATCAGAACTAGAGGGCATAGACTAGAAGGAATTTGGCATTCAGGTTCACCAATGCAAATGATTTTAGGCTCATTAAGAGGTGTTGTAGTATTAGTCCCTAGAAATATGGAAAAAGCAGCCGGGTTTTATAATACTTTATTACAAAGTGATGAACCTGCTATTGTTATTGAAAGTTTAAATGGATACCGACTTAAAGAAAAATTACCTACAAATTTAGGAGAGTTTACGACCCCAATAGGTGTTGTTGAAACCGTAAAAGAAGGAACTGATATTACGGTCGTTTCTTATGGCTCTACATTAAGAATTGTTCAAGAAGCGGCAAAAGATTTATTACAAGTAGATATTAATATTGAAGTTATTGATATTCAAAGTTTATTACCATTTGACATTCATAAAGATTTAGTGAAAAGTCTTCAAAAAACCAATCGTTTATTGATAGTAGATGAGGATGTGCCTGGAGGTGCTTCTGCATATATTTTACAAGAAATTCTTGAAAACCAAAATGGTTATAAATATTTAGATAGTAAACCAGTTACTTTAACTGCCAAGGCTCATAGACCTGCATATGGCTCTGATGGGGATTATTATTCTAAACCAAATGTGAATGATATTTTTGAAACTGCTTATGCTATAATGCACGATTCAAATCCAAAAAAATATTTAAAATTAATTTAGTTAAAATCTATTTTTTCTAATTTCTACTAAATGAATTTCTGTACCTTTAGCAGTCAAATATTATTTAGCCTTATATTATGAAGAAACTTATTTTTTCTATTTTCTTAACAATTCTTTTCATTTTCATTTTCACAAAACAGAGTTCTTGAAACAGAATCTGAAGTAGTTACAAAACATCAAACAACTGTAAAAGGTGTTGCTTTTTCATATTCTGCAACTGCTGGAACACAACCTGTTTGGAATGACGACGGAGAAGTAATCGCTTCATTATTTTACACTTACTACAAAAGAACAGATGTTAAATCTGATGAAAATCGTCCACTTATCATTTCATTCAATGGTGGTCCTGGTTCAGCATCGGTTTGGATGCATATTGCCTACACAGGTCCACAAATTTTAAA contains:
- a CDS encoding alpha-ketoacid dehydrogenase subunit alpha/beta, whose protein sequence is MITKKKTLNTAQLSFEEFKNEILNDYRTAVLSRECSLLGRKEVLTGKGKFGIFGDGKEIPQIAMAKAFKKGDWRSGYYRDQTFMMAIGEFTPHQFFAGLYAHPDIEAEPFSAGRQMGGHYASHSLNDDGSWKDLTQQHNVSADMSSTASQMPRLVGLAQASKIYRELNSLKSHSKKFSNNGNEIAWGTIGNASTSEGLFFETINAAGVLQVPIVISVWDDDYGISVHNKHHTTKESISEVLKGFQRDENNNGFEIITVNGWDYVQLMDVYTRAAKIAREEHVPVLIHVTELTQPQGHSTSGSHERYKSKERLQWEKDFDCNVKFREWILEFELESNGEILRFVDSEDELIAIDKEVKKEVSKAKREAWSAYLTPLQTEQKEAISLLTKLAENNKNKQFLNKIISDLGEFKEIPRKDVYTNVRKALIYLTDDNSEAKHNLVNWLEKANEKTRKMYNTWLYNDSNKGVTHIPEIKPTYTDTPEIVDGRIIIRDNFEAIFNKYPEALVFGEDVGKIGDVNQGLEGLQDKFGEIRIADTGIREPTIMGQGVGMALRGLRPIAEIQYLDYLVYALQTLTDDLASLRYRTFGKQTAPLIIRTRGHRLEGIWHSGSPMQMILGSLRGVVVLVPRNMEKAAGFYNTLLQSDEPAIVIESLNGYRLKEKLPTNLGEFTTPIGVVETVKEGTDITVVSYGSTLRIVQEAAKDLLQVDINIEVIDIQSLLPFDIHKDLVKSLQKTNRLLIVDEDVPGGASAYILQEILENQNGYKYLDSKPVTLTAKAHRPAYGSDGDYYSKPNVNDIFETAYAIMHDSNPKKYLKLI